One Carassius auratus strain Wakin chromosome 3, ASM336829v1, whole genome shotgun sequence genomic region harbors:
- the LOC113042130 gene encoding transmembrane protein 235-like: MECNDDYLSTGLVTVSGVSIYISYSQQALEELQHMVDVESLSHVHMSFGWSLVMACLSFCLELLTGILLTLAARLIRRQCQHEPAAVLTVSQSSPQLLRLQ, translated from the coding sequence ATGGAGTGTAATGATGACTATTTGTCCACAGGTCTGGTGACGGTGTCTGGTGTGAGCATCTATATCAGTTACTCTCAGCAGGCATTGGAAGAGCTGCAGCACATGGTGGATGTTGAGTCACTGTCTCATGTCCACATGTCGTTCGGCTGGTCTCTGGTCATGGCCTGTCTGTCCTTTTGCCTGGAGCTGCTCACAGGGATCCTGCTCACGCTAGCAGCCCGTCTCATTCGCCGTCAGTGCCAGCACGAGCCTGCTGCAGTGCTCACCGTGAGCCAGAGTTCACCACAGCTTCTGAGACTCCAGTGA